In one window of Henckelia pumila isolate YLH828 chromosome 1, ASM3356847v2, whole genome shotgun sequence DNA:
- the LOC140875536 gene encoding putative disease resistance protein RGA1 isoform X1, with protein MADASISMVLDRLAPIIEKKVRDEVCLMLNANDEAQKLALKLKKIHDVLMDAEQQVVTDPKVKSWLDKLQDISYDIDEVLDLWDLDIQKRRLDELDDDDDSQSLLHKVSSFLQSLCLCFRQSIERRTMAKDIKKLNERLDLIAQQNENEFKFIPNLSRVSQVGFKPLTTTSVVDVSKMEGRDDDLKSLMKKLLPESTVKEDGILQIVSLVGLGGMGKTTLAQLAFNDDTLKDHFDPSMMIWVCVSDPFDRIKIAKAILEKVTGNSPNVSEFESLLGQVKNSISGQRFLLVLDDVWLKDEDDTMWNPLKITLIKSGAPGSRILVTTRKEKVAKIMGSAQIQLLDPLSDAYCWSILSRFAFHERNEGDCYMLKEIGWEIALKCKGLPLAAKTLGSLLHRKSSLQEWEHVLKSKMWEIDDVRKDIFRILALSYNDLHPAVKRCFSYCAIFPKDSDINVDELIRIWMAQGFLYSTGTSGDMEMKGREYFEDLAMRSFFQDFERGGRVGVERIISCKMHDLVHDFAQFLTNNECLIVENTKVEVKDVRHLNLLNFKAKATMDMFSQSQIEKLCSFTCKDNEIPLNSLNHLKRVKLLKLSDCKLEDVPTEIENLIHLRYLDLSGNYLFEKLPKYICDLHNLQTLNLTRCGNLSGLPLGIHRLVNLRHLLVYGTPGRFKFREGFEKLVNLRSLDCFRCEREAGNKLGYLKDLNLIGGSVHVYIEDMDDGCDDVADAEKANLKHKAFLEHLELFCVGVVGSRVIDALQPSPNLRGLRFIGSYLPNWMATLINLRKLKIERGGKDIDVLHSLRNLPFLEDLTLYQLEMERLSVEFFGLSRTKTQYSAIIAFPNLLSFRLQHCWRWREWEDIGEDEENENISSVLARLQHLEIVGCPEIKALPHRLLRKAASSLQIFDIDDCYSLGERYGEEKGEDRDEIAHIPFVRITYS; from the coding sequence ATGGCTGATGCTAGCATTTCGATGGTGTTGGATCGATTGGCTCCGATCATCGAGAAGAAGGTACGAGATGAGGTGTGTTTGATGCTGAACGCAAACGATGAAGCTCAAAAACTTGcactgaaactgaagaagatTCATGATGTGCTGATGGATGCAGAGCAACAAGTAGTAACGGATCCGAAAGTTAAAAGTTGGCTGGATAAGCTTCAAGATATTTCCTACGACATCGACGAGGTGTTGGATCTGTGGGATTTGGACATTCAGAAGCGACGGCTCGACGAATTGGACGACGATGATGATTCACAATCACTGCTGCACAAGGTAAGTTCCTTTCTCCAATCTCTTTGCTTGTGCTTCAGACAAAGTATAGAGCGTCGAACTATGGCCAAAGACATCAAGAAACTAAACGAGAGGCTGGATTTAATTGCCCaacaaaatgagaatgaattcAAATTCATTCCCAATTTGAGCCGAGTATCTCAAGTTGGTTTTAAGCCACTCACAACTACGTCAGTTGTGGATGTTTCTAAGATGGAAGGAAGAGATGATGATCTGAAGTCACTGATGAAGAAATTGTTGCCTGAGAGTACTGTGAAAGAAGATGGCATCCTGCAGATTGTGTCCTTAGTAGGGTTGGGAGGAATGGGGAAAACCACTCTGGCTCAACTTGCTTTTAATGATGATACATTGAAGGATCACTTTGATCCTTCAATGATGATATGGGTATGCGTTTCTGATCCTTTCGACCGAATCAAGATTGCCAAAGCAATCTTAGAAAAGGTTACTGGGAATTCTCCGAATGTTTCTGAGTTTGAATCATTACTGGGACAAGTTAAGAACTCTATCTCAGGACAAAGATTCCTTCTTGTCTTAGATGATGTTTGGTTGAAGGATGAGGATGACACGATGTGGAATCCACTAAAGATCACTTTGATCAAGAGTGGTGCTCCTGGGAGTAGAATTTTGGTGACAACGAGGAAAGAAAAGGTTGCAAAGATAATGGGAAGCGCTCAAATACAATTATTGGATCCATTATCAGATGCGTATTGCTGGTCAATCTTGAGCCGATTTGCGTTCCATGAAAGAAATGAAGGTGACTGTTACATGCTTAAAGAAATTGGTTGGGAGATAGCCTTAAAATGCAAGGGCTTGCCATTGGCTGCAAAGACTTTAGGGAGTCTATTGCACCGCAAAAGCAGCCTTCAAGAGTGGGAACATGTGTTGAAGAGTAAGATGTGGGAAATAGATGACGTGAGGAAAGATATTTTCCGTATTCTAGCATTGAGCTACAACGATTTACACCCAGCGGTGAAACGTTGCTTCTCCTATTGCGCCATCTTTCCAAAGGATTCCGACATAAATGTCGATGAATTGATAAGGATTTGGATGGCACAGGGATTTCTCTACTCAACTGGCACTTCAGGTGACATGGAGATGAAAGGGCGAGAATATTTTGAGGATTTAGCAATGCGTTCTTTCTTCCAAGATTTTGAAAGAGGTGGCAGGGTAGGAGTCGAGCGCATCATATCGTGCAAAATGCATGATCTTGTGCACGATTTTGCCCAATTCTTGacaaataatgaatgtttgattgtaGAAAATACTAAGGTTGAGGTCAAAGATGTCCGTCATCTAAACTTGCTGAATTTCAAAGCAAAGGCCACCATGGATATGTTTTCGCAATCCCAAATAGAAAAGTTATGTAGTTTTACATGTAAAGACAATGAGATTCCTCTGAATTCGTTGAACCATTTGAAAAGGGTCAAATTGCTAAAATTAAGTGATTGTAAGTTGGAAGATGTTCCTACggaaattgaaaatttaattcactTGAGATATTTGGATCTTAGTGGAAATTATTTATTCGAAAAGCTCCCAAAGTACATATGTGATTTGCACAATTTGCAAACATTGAACCTCACAAGGTGTGGCAATCTCTCGGGACTTCCGCTCGGAATCCACAGACTTGTGAACTTGAGGCATCTGTTGGTTTATGGAACTCCAGGAAGGTTCAAGTTTAGGGAGGGATTTGAGAAACTAGTGAATCTTCGAAGCTTGGATTGTTTCCGTTGTGAAAGAGAAGCCGGAAATAAGCTGGGGTATTTGAAGGACTTGAACTTGATCGGAGGATCTGTACATGTTTACATAGAGGATATGGATGATGGATGTGATGATGTGGCGGATGCGGAGAAGGCCAACTTAAAACACAAGGCATTTCTTGAACATCTGGAATTATTTTGCGTAGGAGTGGTTGGGTCAAGAGTAATAGATGCTCTACAACCATCGCCAAACTTGCGTGGTCTTCGTTTTATCGGCTCGTATTTACCAAACTGGATGGCCACGCTCATCAATCTTAGGAAACTCAAGATTGAAAGGGGAGGAAAGGATATTGATGTTTTGCATTCTCTGAGGAACCTGCCTTTCCTTGAAGATCTTACTTTATATCAGTTGGAAATGGAGCGTTTGAGTGTTGAGTTTTTTGGACTAAGTAGAACAAAGACACAATATTCAGCAATAATAGCATTCCCCAATTTGTTGAGTTTTCGCTTACAACATTGTTGGAGGTGGAGAGAGTGGGAAGACATAGGAGAAGATGAAGAAAATGAAAACATCTCCTCTGTACTTGCACGCCTTCAACATTTGGAAATTGTTGGTTGTCCGGAAATCAAGGCATTGCCACATCGTCTCCTGCGCAAGGCGGCATCGTCCCTTCAAATTTTTGATATCGATGATTGTTACTCTTTAGGAGAGCGTTATGGTGAAGAAAAAGGAGAAGACAGGGATGAAATTGCACACATTCCATTTGTTCGCATAACATATTCTTAA
- the LOC140875536 gene encoding putative disease resistance protein RGA1 isoform X2 — translation MAKDIKKLNERLDLIAQQNENEFKFIPNLSRVSQVGFKPLTTTSVVDVSKMEGRDDDLKSLMKKLLPESTVKEDGILQIVSLVGLGGMGKTTLAQLAFNDDTLKDHFDPSMMIWVCVSDPFDRIKIAKAILEKVTGNSPNVSEFESLLGQVKNSISGQRFLLVLDDVWLKDEDDTMWNPLKITLIKSGAPGSRILVTTRKEKVAKIMGSAQIQLLDPLSDAYCWSILSRFAFHERNEGDCYMLKEIGWEIALKCKGLPLAAKTLGSLLHRKSSLQEWEHVLKSKMWEIDDVRKDIFRILALSYNDLHPAVKRCFSYCAIFPKDSDINVDELIRIWMAQGFLYSTGTSGDMEMKGREYFEDLAMRSFFQDFERGGRVGVERIISCKMHDLVHDFAQFLTNNECLIVENTKVEVKDVRHLNLLNFKAKATMDMFSQSQIEKLCSFTCKDNEIPLNSLNHLKRVKLLKLSDCKLEDVPTEIENLIHLRYLDLSGNYLFEKLPKYICDLHNLQTLNLTRCGNLSGLPLGIHRLVNLRHLLVYGTPGRFKFREGFEKLVNLRSLDCFRCEREAGNKLGYLKDLNLIGGSVHVYIEDMDDGCDDVADAEKANLKHKAFLEHLELFCVGVVGSRVIDALQPSPNLRGLRFIGSYLPNWMATLINLRKLKIERGGKDIDVLHSLRNLPFLEDLTLYQLEMERLSVEFFGLSRTKTQYSAIIAFPNLLSFRLQHCWRWREWEDIGEDEENENISSVLARLQHLEIVGCPEIKALPHRLLRKAASSLQIFDIDDCYSLGERYGEEKGEDRDEIAHIPFVRITYS, via the coding sequence ATGGCCAAAGACATCAAGAAACTAAACGAGAGGCTGGATTTAATTGCCCaacaaaatgagaatgaattcAAATTCATTCCCAATTTGAGCCGAGTATCTCAAGTTGGTTTTAAGCCACTCACAACTACGTCAGTTGTGGATGTTTCTAAGATGGAAGGAAGAGATGATGATCTGAAGTCACTGATGAAGAAATTGTTGCCTGAGAGTACTGTGAAAGAAGATGGCATCCTGCAGATTGTGTCCTTAGTAGGGTTGGGAGGAATGGGGAAAACCACTCTGGCTCAACTTGCTTTTAATGATGATACATTGAAGGATCACTTTGATCCTTCAATGATGATATGGGTATGCGTTTCTGATCCTTTCGACCGAATCAAGATTGCCAAAGCAATCTTAGAAAAGGTTACTGGGAATTCTCCGAATGTTTCTGAGTTTGAATCATTACTGGGACAAGTTAAGAACTCTATCTCAGGACAAAGATTCCTTCTTGTCTTAGATGATGTTTGGTTGAAGGATGAGGATGACACGATGTGGAATCCACTAAAGATCACTTTGATCAAGAGTGGTGCTCCTGGGAGTAGAATTTTGGTGACAACGAGGAAAGAAAAGGTTGCAAAGATAATGGGAAGCGCTCAAATACAATTATTGGATCCATTATCAGATGCGTATTGCTGGTCAATCTTGAGCCGATTTGCGTTCCATGAAAGAAATGAAGGTGACTGTTACATGCTTAAAGAAATTGGTTGGGAGATAGCCTTAAAATGCAAGGGCTTGCCATTGGCTGCAAAGACTTTAGGGAGTCTATTGCACCGCAAAAGCAGCCTTCAAGAGTGGGAACATGTGTTGAAGAGTAAGATGTGGGAAATAGATGACGTGAGGAAAGATATTTTCCGTATTCTAGCATTGAGCTACAACGATTTACACCCAGCGGTGAAACGTTGCTTCTCCTATTGCGCCATCTTTCCAAAGGATTCCGACATAAATGTCGATGAATTGATAAGGATTTGGATGGCACAGGGATTTCTCTACTCAACTGGCACTTCAGGTGACATGGAGATGAAAGGGCGAGAATATTTTGAGGATTTAGCAATGCGTTCTTTCTTCCAAGATTTTGAAAGAGGTGGCAGGGTAGGAGTCGAGCGCATCATATCGTGCAAAATGCATGATCTTGTGCACGATTTTGCCCAATTCTTGacaaataatgaatgtttgattgtaGAAAATACTAAGGTTGAGGTCAAAGATGTCCGTCATCTAAACTTGCTGAATTTCAAAGCAAAGGCCACCATGGATATGTTTTCGCAATCCCAAATAGAAAAGTTATGTAGTTTTACATGTAAAGACAATGAGATTCCTCTGAATTCGTTGAACCATTTGAAAAGGGTCAAATTGCTAAAATTAAGTGATTGTAAGTTGGAAGATGTTCCTACggaaattgaaaatttaattcactTGAGATATTTGGATCTTAGTGGAAATTATTTATTCGAAAAGCTCCCAAAGTACATATGTGATTTGCACAATTTGCAAACATTGAACCTCACAAGGTGTGGCAATCTCTCGGGACTTCCGCTCGGAATCCACAGACTTGTGAACTTGAGGCATCTGTTGGTTTATGGAACTCCAGGAAGGTTCAAGTTTAGGGAGGGATTTGAGAAACTAGTGAATCTTCGAAGCTTGGATTGTTTCCGTTGTGAAAGAGAAGCCGGAAATAAGCTGGGGTATTTGAAGGACTTGAACTTGATCGGAGGATCTGTACATGTTTACATAGAGGATATGGATGATGGATGTGATGATGTGGCGGATGCGGAGAAGGCCAACTTAAAACACAAGGCATTTCTTGAACATCTGGAATTATTTTGCGTAGGAGTGGTTGGGTCAAGAGTAATAGATGCTCTACAACCATCGCCAAACTTGCGTGGTCTTCGTTTTATCGGCTCGTATTTACCAAACTGGATGGCCACGCTCATCAATCTTAGGAAACTCAAGATTGAAAGGGGAGGAAAGGATATTGATGTTTTGCATTCTCTGAGGAACCTGCCTTTCCTTGAAGATCTTACTTTATATCAGTTGGAAATGGAGCGTTTGAGTGTTGAGTTTTTTGGACTAAGTAGAACAAAGACACAATATTCAGCAATAATAGCATTCCCCAATTTGTTGAGTTTTCGCTTACAACATTGTTGGAGGTGGAGAGAGTGGGAAGACATAGGAGAAGATGAAGAAAATGAAAACATCTCCTCTGTACTTGCACGCCTTCAACATTTGGAAATTGTTGGTTGTCCGGAAATCAAGGCATTGCCACATCGTCTCCTGCGCAAGGCGGCATCGTCCCTTCAAATTTTTGATATCGATGATTGTTACTCTTTAGGAGAGCGTTATGGTGAAGAAAAAGGAGAAGACAGGGATGAAATTGCACACATTCCATTTGTTCGCATAACATATTCTTAA